The genome window AAGACCTGCGAACAAGAATCCGTAAGTGCTTAGGTCAGCAGAAGAATATTTCTTCTCTAATACATCTGAAGAACCTTCATTTTGGTGCTTTTCAAGCTCTTCTTCACCACCAGTCTTCATAATCATTTGACCGATGAAAATAGAGAAGATCATGAAATCTACAAATACAAGAATTAGGTTAAATAACTGCAAAGAAGTTCCTTGAGTAGCCTTTAGATACATAAAAGCACCTAGCAAAGCTAAACCAACCAAATAACCAGCAATTCTTTTTGATACACTCATAGCCCCTCCTTCTGTCAGTTTACCGTCTTTAGCTTGGAAGCCGATAAAAACTATCAAAAGGATGAAGTTAATGAGAGGGATACCAAGAGTATCCAATGCCTCATAAAACTTAATAATCATAGTTTATACTTTTTAGAAAGAACTATATAATACAACACATCCGATATACTTACCTATATTATCTAAACGAATTAAATCCGTAAAGATTCTTAGAAATGCTTTTCGGTCATTTTTTTAGCTGAATGTGGGCAAAGTTACATAGCACCACATAGAATTTCAATACAAATTCTCAGCATGATCCTAGAAAACAAAGTTCAAAATTTCTTTGTCTTATCGACACTTCTACATCAACATACAAAAGTAAAAATCCTACAAATTGATGCAAAGCGACAATGTGAACAGGTACCCATTTGAATAAACTGATACCAAATATTAACAATTGATTATAGAATTTGAGCTGATCAGAATACCATTCTGAATTGTATAAACTTTTTGCGAACAAATAAGAGGCTCACTGGAAATGAATACAGCGAACCTCATCATTACATTACACAAGTCTTATTTGGCCATCATGAAGTTTACAGGAAGAATAATACGTTGCTTCACTGCTTTACCTCTTTGACGTCCTGGAGTCCATTTTGGGGCTTTTTTCACAACTCTGATTGCTTCTTCATCACAACCGGCACCAATACCTCTCGCAATCCTAACATCTGTAAGTGCACCTGTTTTATCTACTACAAAATGAACATATACTTTACCTTCAACACCCATTCTTCTTGCTTGAGTTGGGTAAGCAATATTTTTAGCAATCCAACCTAAAAAGGCTCTCATACCACCTTTAGGCACTGCAGGTTCTTCTACTACTTCAAAGATTTCTTCAACCTCTTCTTCCTCTACTTCTAAAGGCTCTACAATTTCCACTTCTTCAACCATAAAGTCTTCTTCGAAGTCAGGCATTTCGATTTCTATCTCTTGCTCAATCACCTCTTCATCAGGAACTTCTACAATTTCTGGAACGGTAACCTTTGGCTTCGGAGGTTCAGCGTGTTGTGTTGGAGGAGGAATTACATCGGCATCACTTTCTACAATTCTATCACTTGTAAGCTCCATTAGATCACTCTCTTCATAAGAAGGATACTCCATCGCAACAAGTATAACTGAGAGGCTCATTA of Sediminitomix flava contains these proteins:
- a CDS encoding energy transducer TonB: MTIITQLYEWLNNPVVPIANLLLIYFFAIRKMVKGTFFNDEVRRVTKKIIKIIFLTGILGGFSYMSIENNTNIVLFNLIVLFCDGIWFAIAAGKFTMDMGSEESYEKHHGQKNNVLKKKFSSVDFKSYRNIITSMGWLMSLSVILVAMEYPSYEESDLMELTSDRIVESDADVIPPPTQHAEPPKPKVTVPEIVEVPDEEVIEQEIEIEMPDFEEDFMVEEVEIVEPLEVEEEEVEEIFEVVEEPAVPKGGMRAFLGWIAKNIAYPTQARRMGVEGKVYVHFVVDKTGALTDVRIARGIGAGCDEEAIRVVKKAPKWTPGRQRGKAVKQRIILPVNFMMAK